A stretch of Cicer arietinum cultivar CDC Frontier isolate Library 1 chromosome 5, Cicar.CDCFrontier_v2.0, whole genome shotgun sequence DNA encodes these proteins:
- the LOC101496332 gene encoding BURP domain-containing protein BNM2A-like, with amino-acid sequence MGINFISLILLLHLLVTLLCSHGDQARELSEKENKSLEIQHNHHHSHMNHIDPSLMVFFTLKDLKVGKKMQIYFPKRDPSTSPKFWPKEEAESIPFSSTHLSYLLKIFSLSQGSPQAIAMENTLRECESKPIKGEVKFCATSLESMLEFTQNILGSKIDLQVYATMHKTKSSVTFQNYTILEILMEILAPKIVACHTVPYPYAVFYCHSQESENRVYKVSLGGENGDKVEAMVVCHLDTSQWAPNHVSFQVLGVTPGSSSVCHFFPADNLIWVPKLESHGSSSM; translated from the exons ATGGGCATAAATTTCATATCTTTAATCCTCCTTCTTCATCTACTAGTAACCCTTCTG TGTTCTCATGGAGACCAAGCAAGGGAATTGtctgaaaaagaaaacaaatcattGGAAATTCAACACAACCATCATCATAGTCATATGAACCATATTGATCCTTCATTAATGGTGTTCTTCACTTTGAAGGATTTGAAAGTGggaaaaaaaatgcaaatttaTTTTCCTAAGAGAGACCCATCAACGTCTCCAAAATTTTGGCCCAAAGAAGAAGCTGAATCAATTCCTTTCTCATCAACCCATCTCTCATATCTTCTCAAAATTTTCTCTTTATCTCAAGGTTCACCTCAAGCTATAGCAATGGAAAACACCTTAAGAGAATGTGAGAGCAAACCCATCAAAGGAGAGGTCAAATTTTGTGCTACTTCTTTAGAATCTATGCTTGAATTTACACAAAACATTCTTGGCTCAAAAATTGATCTTCAAGTTTATGCTACTATGCACAAAACAAAGTCAAGTGTTACTTTCcaaaattatactattttagAAATTCTTATGGAAATTCTAGCTCCTAAGATTGTGGCTTGTCACACTGTGCCTTACCCCTATGCTGTTTTTTATTGTCATAGTCAAGAAAGTGAGAATAGGGTGTATAAAGTATCATTGGGGGGTGAGAATGGAGATAAAGTTGAAGCTATGGTGGTTTGTCATTTGGATACATCTCAATGGGCACCTAATCATGTTTCATTTCAAGTGCTTGGTGTTACACCAGGAAGCTCTTCTGTGTGCCACTTTTTCCCAGCGGATAATCTCATTTGGGTCCCTAAATTGGAATCTCATGGTTCTTCCAGCATGTGA